A genome region from Marasmius oreades isolate 03SP1 chromosome 5, whole genome shotgun sequence includes the following:
- a CDS encoding uncharacterized protein (CAZy:AA3) has product MPFPNVAINDLYEAYDYIIIGGGTAGCVLANRLSRKPDVTVLLIERGHAGDSWQSQVPMLSSHFASDGSQSRVWTTAPQTHIGDREIQVLGGGSLGGTSKINATLYTRGLPAEWNSWAQISGGEQWNYENMEEYLLKSEKNLDKNLEGKHYHQVAGEWPHRSFPISWDHTVQSVLIKATSSLGLPYIEDLNSPYEPAHGFAKLHFCVNKDGSRASTSATFLPQQLVKTRSKHLHVCLNTVVHRIQIGAEKEKPRTEGVWIQASDGSGSPRLIHTKNEVILAAGTITSPQVLLLSGIGPEKHLEEHGIPVTKNLPGVGSHLQDHLAVPVQFQVPMNDCILKLRTQIWLIIKEFFLYFFFGLGMLINASTMDAILFVQTRLLDEDNRVSAYSKVDMDARIPANLPDLEVLPIASADESILKKAKTKLGGLTLYSVSLRPESKGTIRLTSSNPFASVSIDPNYLSSQADRDLLRKGIRLSYKLKAQMLEQGYPITDLHTPRSTTDEDLDEFIDKECVSVYHYSSTCRMAPEGDGGVVDSRCRVYGIEGLRVADASVMPGVPSVHLAAVTVAVAEKCASMVLEDAKGRAYS; this is encoded by the exons ATGCCTTTCCCAAACGTCGCCATAAATGACTTGTACGAAGCGTACGACTACATCATCATCG GCGGAGGCACAGCTGGTTGCGTCCTTGCCAACCGTCTTTCTCGAAAGCCAGACGTAACCGTGCTCCTCATTGAACGTGGTCATGCTGGTGATAGCTGGCAGTCGCAAGTCCCGATGTTATCCTCTCATTTCGCGTCTGATGGGTCCCAGTCGCGTGTATGGACCACAGCTCCACAAACGCATATTGGAGACCGAGAAATCCAAGTCCTGGGGGGAGGTTCGCTTGGAGGGACGTCGAAAATAAACGCGACGTTATACACGCGTGGGTTGCCTGCGGAATGGAATTCGTGGGCGCAGATTAGTGGTGGAGAGCAGTGGAATTATGAAAACATGGAAGAGTACCTTTTGAAATCCGAGAAGAATTTGGATAAGAATCTGGAGGGGAAACACTACCATCAGGTTGCAG GTGAATGGCCTCATCGCTCTTTTCCCATTTCGTGGGATCACACTGTACAGTCAGT TCTCATCAAAGCTACGTCATCACTGGGTCTGCCATACATAGAGGATCTCAACTCTCCTTACGAACCGGCTCACGGATTCGCGAAGCTACACTTTTGCGTCAACAAGGATGGAAGTAGAGCGTCGACGTCAGCGACCTTTCTCCCACAACAGCTCGTAAAAACGCGATCAAAGCATCTCCACGTCTGTTTGAATACCGTGGTGCACCGCATTCAAATTGGGGCGGAAAAGGAGAAACCACGTACTGAAGGGGTGTGGATACAGGCCAGCGATGGTTCTGGATCGCCACGACTCATCCACACGAAAAACGAGGTGATACTTGCAGCGGGGACGATAACTTCCCCCCAGGTTCTACTCCTCAG TGGCATTGGGCCGGAGAAACACCTTGAGGAACATGGAATTCCTGTGACGAAGAACTTGCCTGGTGTAGGATCCCATTTA CAAGACCACCTCGCCGTACCCGTCCAGTTTCAAGTCCCAATGAATGATTGCATCCTTAAGCTAAGAACTCAGATCTGGCTTATCATCAAGGAATTCTTCCTCTATTTCTTCTTTGGTCTGGGGATGCTCATTAACGCATCTACGATGGATGCTATCTTGTTTGTCCAAACCCGACTCTTAGACGAAGATAACCGCGTTTCCGCTTACTCAAAGGTTGACATGGACGCTAGGATCCCAGCGAATCTTCCGGATCTTGAGGTTCTGCCA ATTGCAAGTGCGGATGAATCCATACTGAAAAAAGCAAAAACGAAACTTGGAGGCTTAACCCTCTACTCCGTCTCCCTCCGTCCGGAATCGAAAGGAACCATACGACTCACGTCTTCCAACCCTTTCGCATCAGTTTCGATCGACCCAAACTACCTATCCTCCCAAGCAGACCGAGATTTATTGCGTAAGGGAATACGTTTGTCGTACAAATTGAAAGCGCAGATGTTGGAGCAAGGTTATCCTATCACCGATCTACACACTCCCAGAAGCACGACGGACGAAGATTTGGATGAGTTTATTGACAAGGAGTGTGTGTCTGTATACCACTACTCTTCGACCTGCCGGATGGCTCCcgagggagatggaggtgtcGTGGATTCGAGGTGTAGGGTGTATGGGATCGAAGGACTAAGGGTTGCAGATGCGAGCGTCATGCCAGGAGTGCCTAGTGTACATCTGGCGGCGGTGACGGTAGCTGTGGCAGAGAAGTGCGCAAGTATGGTTTTGGAGGACGCGAAGGGAAGGGCTTACTCTTGA